The following coding sequences are from one Comamonas koreensis window:
- a CDS encoding tripartite tricarboxylate transporter substrate binding protein, with product MTTTMNRRQLLALGAAPLAAGLPLLHAGAAHAADYPSKQVKFIVPFPPGGPVDTTARAFVPPLGQLWGQGTFIDNRAGGGGIIGAETAARQPADGYSLFVGAIHHSVNPSLHPKLSYDIQKDFVPVSFAAMFPVFLVVNPSVPAKNVQELIALAKKPGSNLAFASSGNGGGTHLAGELFNMHAGTKLLHIPYKGSAPAMTDVLGGQVAMMFSDAPTAIGHIKSGKVRVLGVASPKRSALMPEVPTIAEQGLPGYEAYSWAALFAPAGTPKEIVAKINADFNQVMRAQEVRQRLYVAGAEADPGTPEEMAQRLQSEIDKWARVVKAAQIRID from the coding sequence ATGACCACCACCATGAACCGCCGCCAGCTGCTGGCGCTGGGCGCAGCGCCTCTGGCCGCCGGCCTGCCTTTGCTGCATGCGGGGGCTGCGCATGCGGCCGACTACCCGAGCAAGCAGGTGAAGTTCATCGTTCCCTTCCCGCCGGGCGGCCCGGTCGATACGACCGCGCGTGCCTTTGTGCCGCCGCTGGGCCAGCTGTGGGGCCAGGGCACCTTTATCGACAACCGCGCTGGCGGCGGCGGCATCATTGGCGCGGAGACGGCGGCCCGCCAACCGGCCGACGGCTACAGCCTGTTTGTCGGCGCAATCCACCATTCGGTCAACCCCTCACTGCATCCCAAGCTGAGCTATGACATCCAGAAGGACTTTGTGCCGGTGAGCTTTGCGGCGATGTTCCCGGTGTTCCTGGTGGTCAACCCCAGCGTGCCAGCCAAGAACGTGCAGGAGCTGATCGCGCTGGCGAAAAAGCCGGGTAGCAACCTGGCCTTTGCCTCATCGGGCAATGGTGGCGGCACGCACCTGGCCGGGGAGCTGTTCAACATGCATGCGGGCACCAAGCTCTTGCACATCCCCTACAAGGGCAGCGCCCCGGCGATGACCGATGTGCTGGGCGGGCAGGTGGCGATGATGTTCAGCGATGCGCCCACCGCCATCGGCCATATCAAGAGCGGCAAGGTGCGCGTGCTGGGCGTTGCCAGCCCCAAGCGCTCGGCGCTGATGCCCGAGGTGCCCACCATTGCCGAGCAGGGCTTGCCCGGTTACGAGGCCTATTCCTGGGCGGCGCTGTTTGCGCCGGCAGGCACGCCCAAGGAGATCGTTGCCAAGATCAATGCCGATTTCAACCAGGTGATGCGCGCCCAGGAAGTGCGCCAGCGCCTCTATGTGGCGGGCGCCGAAGCCGACCCCGGCACGCCCGAGGAGATGGCGCAGCGCCTGCAGTCCGAGATCGACAAATGGGCGCGGGTGGTCAAGGCCGCGCAGATCCGTATCGATTGA
- a CDS encoding flavin reductase family protein, with the protein MDLISGSADPHFQPVALEKAYRLLNHGPTVLVSAAHAGERNVMAAAWACALDFTPPKVTVVLDKATRTRALVEASGRFALQLPTVPIAALTVELGTISALQQPDKLAQSGVQLFEAPGQQTPLVAGCAAWLECRLVPEPHNQHSYDLFIGEVTGAWADDRVFREGHWHFETAPQDLRTLHYVAGGHFYAIGEAIDVPVPKA; encoded by the coding sequence ATGGACCTGATCTCTGGCAGCGCCGACCCCCATTTCCAACCGGTGGCGCTGGAAAAAGCCTACCGCCTGCTCAACCACGGCCCCACGGTGCTGGTGTCCGCCGCCCATGCCGGCGAGCGCAATGTGATGGCCGCCGCCTGGGCCTGCGCGCTGGACTTCACACCGCCCAAGGTGACCGTGGTGCTGGACAAGGCCACGCGCACCCGCGCGCTGGTCGAGGCCAGCGGCCGTTTTGCGCTGCAACTGCCCACCGTGCCTATCGCCGCCTTGACCGTGGAGTTGGGCACCATCAGCGCGCTGCAGCAGCCGGACAAACTCGCCCAGTCGGGTGTGCAGCTGTTTGAGGCGCCCGGCCAGCAAACGCCCTTGGTGGCGGGTTGCGCCGCCTGGCTGGAGTGCCGCCTGGTGCCCGAGCCCCACAACCAGCACAGCTATGACCTGTTCATTGGCGAGGTGACCGGGGCCTGGGCCGATGACCGGGTGTTCCGGGAGGGCCACTGGCATTTCGAGACAGCGCCGCAAGACCTGCGCACTTTGCACTATGTCGCGGGTGGCCATTTCTATGCGATTGGGGAGGCGATTGATGTGCCCGTGCCCAAGGCGTGA